Genomic window (Myxococcota bacterium):
CGTGGAGGTGTCGGCCGTGAGGGCATAAGCTCGCGCGCGTGGACGAGAGCCGGGCGGTCCTCGAGCGAGTGTTTCGCGCGGAGTCGGGCGTGGTGCTCGGCGCGCTGCTCGCGGAGCTTCGCGACCTGGATCTCGCCGAGGACGCGTTCGCCGACGCGGTCGCGACCGCGCTCGAGCGCTGGCCCGCCGACGGCGTGCCACGCCGGCCGGGCGCGTGGCTCTTGACCGCGGCCCGGCGCAAGGCGCTCGACCGCCTGCGCCGGCGCGCGACGCGCCTGGACAAGCAGCATGCGCTCGAGCTCGAGGCGGAGCTCACGGCCCACGAGCAGGAGCCCGTGGAGCCCGAGGACATTCCCGACGAGCGCTTGCGCCTGATCTTCACCTGCTGCCACCCCGCGCTGGCGCAGCCGGCGCAGGTCGCACTCACTCTGCGCACGCTCGGGGGTCTGTCGACCGCGGAGATCGCGCGCGCGTTCCTGGTCGACGAGAGCGCGATGGCGCGGCGGCTGGTGCGCGCGAAAGCCAAGCTGCGCGAGGCCGGCGTGGCCTACCGCGTGCCCGAGCTCGAGTCACTGCCCGAGCGGCGGGAGGCCGTGCTGGCCGTGCTGTATCTGATCTTCAACGAGGGCTACGCGGCGAGCGCCGGTGACGCGTTGGTGCGGCGCGAGCTGGCCGCCGAGGCGATCCGCCTGGGCCGCGTGCTGGCCGAGCTCATGCCGGGCGATGCGGAGGTGCGCGGGCTGCTCGCGCTCATGCTGCTGCACGACGCGCGCCGCGATGCGCGCGTCGACGCCTCGGGCGCAGGCGTGCCGCTCGAGGAGCAGGACCGCACGCGCTGGGACCACGCGCAGATCGCGGAAGGGAGGTCGCTGGCGGCCGCACTCGGCCCGCCCGAGGCGTCAGGGCCCTACGCGCTTCAGGCGGGCATCGCCGCGCACCACGTCGCGGCCGCGAGCTTCGCCGCGATCGACTGGCGCGCGATCGCGGCGCTCTACGGTCACTTGCTCCGGCTGCAGCCCTCGCCGGTGATCGAGCTGAACCGAGCCGTGGCGATCGCGCTCGCCGACGGCCCCGAATCGGGGCTCGCGCTGCTCGACGCGCCGGAGCTGGCCGAGTCACTCGTGAGCTACCCGCCGTATCTCATGGCCCGCGCCGATCTGCTGCGCCGCGCGGGCCGGGGCCGTGAAGCGGTCGAGGCGTTCCGCGCCGCGCTGGCGAGCGCGGCGACAGCGCCCGAACGAGCCTATCTCGAGCGGAGGCTGCGCGAGCTGGCGCGATGACTACAATGGACCTCACACGCCCGATCGAGAACCCCGCCTCGATCCAAGCCGGCCGAGATAGTCTTACGTGAAGAGCCTGCCACCGGACGTCGTTCCCTATCAGCGAACCCGAGAGTTCTCCGAAGCGACGCTCCCTGACGGCCTGCGCCACCGGCACACCACGAAAGCCGGCGTGTGGGGACGTATCTGCGTCCTCGAAGGCTCTCTCCGCTACCGGATTCTCGAACCGCCCGAAGAGCACACGCTCTCGCCTTTGTTACCCGGCATCGTGGAGCCCGAGATCCCGCACGAGGTCCAGCCCCTGGGCAAGGTGCGGTTCTACGTCGAGTTCCTGCGCCACCCCGGTTGGCGCTTGACGGCTGGGCGCTCGGGGCGGTCGGGCTGATCCGCCCCTGGCCGGCCCCGGCCTGACGACTACGACGCGCGGCGCGCTTTGATCGCGTGCGCGGCGAGTGTCTTGCCCAGATCCCAGATCGAGCCCGGCACTTTGTGCGTGTCGGCGATGACCTCGTCGCACGAGGCGCGGATCCAGCGCCGGTCGTCTTCGCCGATCACGAGCGGCGGCAGGAACTTCACCACGTTGCAGCCGTGACCCGCGACCTGCGACAGGATGCGGTGCTTCTTGAACAGCGGGATCGTGATCATCTGGCTGAACAGGCCGGGCTGGGCGGCTTCGAGCAGCTTCCAGGCGGCACGCAGCGAGAGGCTCTTCGGCTCGCCGAACTCGAGCGCGATCATCATGCCCTTGCCGCGCACGTGGTGCAGGAACTCGTGCTTGTCGACCAGCTGGCGCAGGTCGGCGATGAGTGACTCGCCGAGCTTCGCGGCGTGCTCGACCAGGTTCTCCTCCTTCAGCACGCGCAGGGTCGCGATGCCCGCAGCCATGGCCAGATTGTTCTTCGAGAAGGTCGAGCCGTGCACGGGTGCGCGCACCATGGAGCTGAACAGCGCGTCGAACACGTCGCGCCGCATGCCCACCGCGCCCACGGGCACGAAGCCGCCGGACAGCGCCTTCGCCATCAGCAGCATGTCGGGCTCCGCGCCCCAGTGCTCCACCGCCCACATGCGGCCGGTGCGGCCGAGGCCCGTCTGCACCTCGTCGGCCACGAACAGCGTGCCGTGCTGGCGGCACAGGCGGCCGGCTTCGCGCAGATACTCGGGGTGCGCCACGTGCACGCCGTGACCCTGGATCGGCTCGACGATGAACGCCGCGACGTCGCGCTTGGCGAGCGCATGCTCCAGCGCCTGCAGGTCGTTGAACGGGATCCGGTGGCAGCCGGGCAGCATGGGCCCGAAGCCTTCCTGGAAGATGTCGTCGCCGTTCAGTGACACCGCGCCCATGGTGAGTCCGTGGAAGGCGTGGTCGCAGTACACGATGCCTTCGCGGCGCGTGGCGTAGCGGGCGAACTTGATCGCGGCTTCGACCG
Coding sequences:
- a CDS encoding aspartate aminotransferase family protein; the protein is MSESLLELLAQRRGESFALHERYLNTQHARVLRTIGFDRRYVRAQGPYLWDDEGNRYLDLLSGYGVFAVGRNHPAIVGALREVLEGELPSLVQMDVSLLAGILAERLVPTFPGGLDKVFFCNSGAEAVEAAIKFARYATRREGIVYCDHAFHGLTMGAVSLNGDDIFQEGFGPMLPGCHRIPFNDLQALEHALAKRDVAAFIVEPIQGHGVHVAHPEYLREAGRLCRQHGTLFVADEVQTGLGRTGRMWAVEHWGAEPDMLLMAKALSGGFVPVGAVGMRRDVFDALFSSMVRAPVHGSTFSKNNLAMAAGIATLRVLKEENLVEHAAKLGESLIADLRQLVDKHEFLHHVRGKGMMIALEFGEPKSLSLRAAWKLLEAAQPGLFSQMITIPLFKKHRILSQVAGHGCNVVKFLPPLVIGEDDRRWIRASCDEVIADTHKVPGSIWDLGKTLAAHAIKARRAS
- a CDS encoding sigma-70 family RNA polymerase sigma factor yields the protein MDESRAVLERVFRAESGVVLGALLAELRDLDLAEDAFADAVATALERWPADGVPRRPGAWLLTAARRKALDRLRRRATRLDKQHALELEAELTAHEQEPVEPEDIPDERLRLIFTCCHPALAQPAQVALTLRTLGGLSTAEIARAFLVDESAMARRLVRAKAKLREAGVAYRVPELESLPERREAVLAVLYLIFNEGYAASAGDALVRRELAAEAIRLGRVLAELMPGDAEVRGLLALMLLHDARRDARVDASGAGVPLEEQDRTRWDHAQIAEGRSLAAALGPPEASGPYALQAGIAAHHVAAASFAAIDWRAIAALYGHLLRLQPSPVIELNRAVAIALADGPESGLALLDAPELAESLVSYPPYLMARADLLRRAGRGREAVEAFRAALASAATAPERAYLERRLRELAR
- a CDS encoding DUF1971 domain-containing protein → MKSLPPDVVPYQRTREFSEATLPDGLRHRHTTKAGVWGRICVLEGSLRYRILEPPEEHTLSPLLPGIVEPEIPHEVQPLGKVRFYVEFLRHPGWRLTAGRSGRSG